In Antennarius striatus isolate MH-2024 chromosome 8, ASM4005453v1, whole genome shotgun sequence, a single window of DNA contains:
- the fbxo10 gene encoding F-box only protein 10 isoform X1, producing MEVGSLPVELWRVILAYLPLSDLGRCCQVCHAWRELILSLDNTRWRQLCLGCPECRHPNWPSQPHVEPPSWREALKQHALATRTWTQNGPEVQSTACLLFFRRRKDRRVWHVGPGCEYESLRGVLAVVGPYDRVILHPGVYEEQAEVVLKVPVELVGLGQLGEVALLVCMEQQCPTARLCNLVFMPPWFSTVVYKTSWGHVQLDNCNFEGAQLQVRGPGTCQARFCSFSQGSSAHLLGVVLSLLDSCDFSGSDTASVTVEGPPVSEKNWACKHLAVLARTFTSCGASGNSDSPSRGHLTGSSARQQTPGTNVTKEHENTTDWQRRTQVDAVCRGTVIEDCWSDCDYSEGEEESKVGELTNTKNPFKLDYKISFDNHGLSHLLKPKQDGTLPPASSSDPPCVIPEPFTLQQELNRDPEAQILAASTFGCILRRCLFREGKGGMHLSNYGQARLEGNVFRGLNYAVRCIQNSTIVMLRNEVCECRSSGVFLRLSAQGLIAENNIHSNSEAGIDIRKGANPIILCNKIHSGLRSGIVVLGNGKGAIRSNQIYNNKEAGVYILFSGNPVVCGNHIFRGQTAGIAINENGRGMIAENVIKENQWGGVDIRRGGDPILKNNYICFGYSDGVVVGERGRGLIEGNHVFCNKGCGVWVMSSSLPQLLGNYITRNCMYGLAVLCRKDPENIEAREGNWPGQDGIGREGGSGERIGVDGEGREGQENFNEEGELFAWESDLDSEDERHSAHRSISVALVERNCINYNGAVGLYVKSSEPLNVFSNLIKSNHGTGIAVLQSSQLTRLVSNCVIHNGRGGVTVEKDCRVELRGNGIYKNSGHGVSFCGIGHIVETDVIGNRGCGIQVSGSVDIKVLRNRVQPVQGCGIIVLGLVKGVVHDNLLFQGHPESKKPLLHVEPGNETCVLRNNSVLRHNNSCSSAPLWVLENPPPRPPASPTSGLSSSQYPSRLGISMTTRISATVESGCHSGSMFCSIL from the exons ATGGAGGTGGGGAGCCTCCCCGTGGAGCTCTGGAGGGTTATTTTAGCCTATCTTCCTCTCTCTGACCTTGGGCGATGCTGCCAGGTGTGCCATGCCTGGAGGGAGCTCATCCTCTCTCTGGATAACACCCGCTGGAGACAACTTTGCTTAGGCTGCCCTGAGTGCCGACATCCCAACTGGCCCAGTCAGCCCCATGTGGAGCCCCCATCCTGGAGAGAGGCCCTGAAGCAGCATGCCCTGGCTACCCGCACTTGGACTCAAAATGGGCCGGAGGTCCAGTCCACTGCCTGTCTCCTTTTTTTCCGTCGTAGAAAAGACCGCAGAGTCTGGCACGTGGGGCCTGGATGTGAGTACGAGTCTCTTCGTGGGGTCCTTGCTGTCGTAGGACCATATGATCGAGTGATCCTCCATCCTGGGGTGTATGAAGAGCAGGCAGAGGTTGTGCTGAAGGTACCTGTGGAACTGGTTGGGCTTGGACAGTTGGGGGAAGTGGCCCTCCTGGTGTGCATGGAGCAGCAGTGTCCTACTGCCAGGCTCTGTAATTTGGTTTTCATGCCGCCCTGGTTCTCCACTGTGGTGTACAAG ACATCATGGGGTCACGTCCAACTAGATAACTGCAACTTTGAGGGAGCTCAACTACAAGTCCGTGGCCCGGGAACCTGCCAGGCTCGCTTCTGCTCCTTCTCACAGGGCAGCTCTGCCCACTTGCTGGGTGTGGTCCTCAGTTTATTGGATAGCTGCGACTTTTCAGGAAGTGATACCGCATCTGTGACAGTGGAAGGCCCCCCAGTTTCAGAAAAGAACTGGGCTTGTAAACACTTGGCTGTCCTGGCCCGGACGTTCACCTCATGTGGTGCATCTGGAAATAGCGACAGCCCTTCAAGAGGTCATTTGACCGGCTCCTCTGCCAGGCAACAAACTCCAGGCACCAATGTTACAAAGGAACACGAGAACACAACAGACTGGCAGAGGAGGACTCAGGTAGATGCCGTGTGTCGAGGCACAGTCATTGAAGACTGCTGGAGTGACTGTGACTACAgtgagggagaagaggaaagcAAAGTTGGAGAACTAACTAACACCAAAAACCCATTTAAATTGGACTACAAAATTTCTTTTGACAATCATGGCCTGTCCCATCTGCTCAAGCCCAAGCAAGATGGCACTCTGCCACCGGCCTCTTCTTCAGATCCCCCATGTGTGATTCCTGAACCCTTCACCCTTCAGCAAGAATTAAATAGGGACCCTGAAGCTCAGATCTTGGCAGCATCCACCTTTGGCTGCATCCTCAGACGATGCCTCTTCAGGGAAGGGAAGGGTGGAATGCATTTATCTAATTACGGTCAAGCTCGGCTGGAGGGCAATGTTTTCCGTGGCCTGAACTATGCGGTCCGTTGCATCCAAAACTCCACA ATTGTGATGCTGAGAAACGAGGTTTGTGAGTGTCGCTCCTCAGGTGTGTTCCTCCGCCTGTCTGCTCAGGGACTCATCGCAGAAAATAACATCCATTCAAATAGCGAGGCAGGGATTGACATTCGAAAAGGAGCCAATCCGATCATTCTG TGCAACAAAATCCATAGTGGTTTGCGTTCAGGTATTGTTGTCCTTGGCAATGGAAAAGGTGCAATTCGGAGCAACCAGATCTACAACAACAAGGAAGCTGGTGTTTATATTCTCTTCAGCGGGAATCCAGTGGTCTG tGGGAATCACATCTTCCGGGGCCAGACAGCAGGGATAGCTATAAATGAGAATGGTAGAGGGATGATAGCAG AGAATGTGATCAAAGAGAACCAGTGGGGTGGGGTGGACATCCGTAGAGGGGGTGACCCTATCCTGAAGAACAACTACATTTGTTTTGGCTATTCCGATGGTGTCGTGGTGGGAGAGAGAGGCCGTGGACTAATTGAAGGGAACCATGTTTTCT GTAACAAAGGCTGTGGTGTATGGGTTATGTCATCCAGCCTCCCACAGCTGCTGGGAAACTATATCACCCGCAACTGTATGTATGGACTGGCAGTTTTATGCAGAAAAGATCCGGAGAACATTGAGGCCAGGGAGGGTAACTGGCCGGGGCAGGATGGGATTGGAAGAGAAGGCGGCAGTGGTGAAAGAATTGGGGTAGATGGAGAAGGGAGGGAAGGGCAGGAGAACTTTAATGAAGAGGGGGAACTGTTTGCATGGGAGAGTGATCTGGACAGTGAGGATGAGCGCCACTCTGCCCATCGTTCCATCAGTGTGGCTCTTGTGGAAAGAAACTGCATAAACTACaatggag CAGTCGGTCTGTATGTGAAGAGCAGCGAACCTCTTAATGTTTTTTCCAACCTCATAAAGAGCAATCATGGAACTGGCATTGCTGTGCTGCAGAGCAGTCAGCTGACCCGATTGGTGTCAAACTGCGTAATTCACAATGGTCGAGGGGGTGTAACGGTGGAGAAGGATTGCCGAGTAGAGCTTCGTGGTAATGGCATCTATAAAAACAGTGGCCACGGTGTCAGTTTCTGTGGTATTGGTCACATTGTGGAGACTGATGTCATTGGAAACCGTGGATGTGGGATCCAAGTCTCTGGCAGTGTCGACATCAAG gTATTGCGCAACCGTGTCCAACCAGTGCAGGGCTGTGGAATTATTGTGCTTGGGCTAGTAAAAGGTGTTGTCCATGACAATCTCTTGTTCCAGGGCCATCCTGAAAGCAAAAAACCACTGCTCCATGTAGAGCCTGGCAATGAAACTTGTGTGTTGCGCAACAACAGTGTTCTAAGGCATAACAACAG CTGTTCATCTGCTCCTCTCTGGGTTTTGGAAAATCCTCccccccgtccacctgccagcccCACCTCTGGCCTCTCCTCATCACAGTATCCATCCCGACTTGGAATTTCAATGACAACAAGAATCAGCGCCACTGTCGAAAGTGGTTGCCACAGTGGCAGCATGTTCTGCTCCATCCTGTAA
- the fbxo10 gene encoding F-box only protein 10 isoform X2, whose amino-acid sequence MEVGSLPVELWRVILAYLPLSDLGRCCQVCHAWRELILSLDNTRWRQLCLGCPECRHPNWPSQPHVEPPSWREALKQHALATRTWTQNGPEVQSTACLLFFRRRKDRRVWHVGPGCEYESLRGVLAVVGPYDRVILHPGVYEEQAEVVLKVPVELVGLGQLGEVALLVCMEQQCPTARLCNLVFMPPWFSTVVYKTSWGHVQLDNCNFEGAQLQVRGPGTCQARFCSFSQGSSAHLLGVVLSLLDSCDFSGSDTASVTVEGPPVSEKNWACKHLAVLARTFTSCGASGNSDSPSRGHLTGSSARQQTPGTNVTKEHENTTDWQRRTQVDAVCRGTVIEDCWSDCDYSEGEEESKVGELTNTKNPFKLDYKISFDNHGLSHLLKPKQDGTLPPASSSDPPCVIPEPFTLQQELNRDPEAQILAASTFGCILRRCLFREGKGGMHLSNYGQARLEGNVFRGLNYAVRCIQNSTIVMLRNEVCECRSSGVFLRLSAQGLIAENNIHSNSEAGIDIRKGANPIILCNKIHSGLRSGIVVLGNGKGAIRSNQIYNNKEAGVYILFSGNPVVCGNHIFRGQTAGIAINENGRGMIAENVIKENQWGGVDIRRGGDPILKNNYICFGYSDGVVVGERGRGLIEGNHVFCNKGCGVWVMSSSLPQLLGNYITRNCMYGLAVLCRKDPENIEAREGNWPGQDGIGREGGSGERIGVDGEGREGQENFNEEGELFAWESDLDSEDERHSAHRSISVALVERNCINYNGAVGLYVKSSEPLNVFSNLIKSNHGTGIAVLQSSQLTRLVSNCVIHNGRGGVTVEKDCRVELRGNGIYKNSGHGVSFCGIGHIVETDVIGNRGCGIQVSGSVDIKGHPESKKPLLHVEPGNETCVLRNNSVLRHNNSCSSAPLWVLENPPPRPPASPTSGLSSSQYPSRLGISMTTRISATVESGCHSGSMFCSIL is encoded by the exons ATGGAGGTGGGGAGCCTCCCCGTGGAGCTCTGGAGGGTTATTTTAGCCTATCTTCCTCTCTCTGACCTTGGGCGATGCTGCCAGGTGTGCCATGCCTGGAGGGAGCTCATCCTCTCTCTGGATAACACCCGCTGGAGACAACTTTGCTTAGGCTGCCCTGAGTGCCGACATCCCAACTGGCCCAGTCAGCCCCATGTGGAGCCCCCATCCTGGAGAGAGGCCCTGAAGCAGCATGCCCTGGCTACCCGCACTTGGACTCAAAATGGGCCGGAGGTCCAGTCCACTGCCTGTCTCCTTTTTTTCCGTCGTAGAAAAGACCGCAGAGTCTGGCACGTGGGGCCTGGATGTGAGTACGAGTCTCTTCGTGGGGTCCTTGCTGTCGTAGGACCATATGATCGAGTGATCCTCCATCCTGGGGTGTATGAAGAGCAGGCAGAGGTTGTGCTGAAGGTACCTGTGGAACTGGTTGGGCTTGGACAGTTGGGGGAAGTGGCCCTCCTGGTGTGCATGGAGCAGCAGTGTCCTACTGCCAGGCTCTGTAATTTGGTTTTCATGCCGCCCTGGTTCTCCACTGTGGTGTACAAG ACATCATGGGGTCACGTCCAACTAGATAACTGCAACTTTGAGGGAGCTCAACTACAAGTCCGTGGCCCGGGAACCTGCCAGGCTCGCTTCTGCTCCTTCTCACAGGGCAGCTCTGCCCACTTGCTGGGTGTGGTCCTCAGTTTATTGGATAGCTGCGACTTTTCAGGAAGTGATACCGCATCTGTGACAGTGGAAGGCCCCCCAGTTTCAGAAAAGAACTGGGCTTGTAAACACTTGGCTGTCCTGGCCCGGACGTTCACCTCATGTGGTGCATCTGGAAATAGCGACAGCCCTTCAAGAGGTCATTTGACCGGCTCCTCTGCCAGGCAACAAACTCCAGGCACCAATGTTACAAAGGAACACGAGAACACAACAGACTGGCAGAGGAGGACTCAGGTAGATGCCGTGTGTCGAGGCACAGTCATTGAAGACTGCTGGAGTGACTGTGACTACAgtgagggagaagaggaaagcAAAGTTGGAGAACTAACTAACACCAAAAACCCATTTAAATTGGACTACAAAATTTCTTTTGACAATCATGGCCTGTCCCATCTGCTCAAGCCCAAGCAAGATGGCACTCTGCCACCGGCCTCTTCTTCAGATCCCCCATGTGTGATTCCTGAACCCTTCACCCTTCAGCAAGAATTAAATAGGGACCCTGAAGCTCAGATCTTGGCAGCATCCACCTTTGGCTGCATCCTCAGACGATGCCTCTTCAGGGAAGGGAAGGGTGGAATGCATTTATCTAATTACGGTCAAGCTCGGCTGGAGGGCAATGTTTTCCGTGGCCTGAACTATGCGGTCCGTTGCATCCAAAACTCCACA ATTGTGATGCTGAGAAACGAGGTTTGTGAGTGTCGCTCCTCAGGTGTGTTCCTCCGCCTGTCTGCTCAGGGACTCATCGCAGAAAATAACATCCATTCAAATAGCGAGGCAGGGATTGACATTCGAAAAGGAGCCAATCCGATCATTCTG TGCAACAAAATCCATAGTGGTTTGCGTTCAGGTATTGTTGTCCTTGGCAATGGAAAAGGTGCAATTCGGAGCAACCAGATCTACAACAACAAGGAAGCTGGTGTTTATATTCTCTTCAGCGGGAATCCAGTGGTCTG tGGGAATCACATCTTCCGGGGCCAGACAGCAGGGATAGCTATAAATGAGAATGGTAGAGGGATGATAGCAG AGAATGTGATCAAAGAGAACCAGTGGGGTGGGGTGGACATCCGTAGAGGGGGTGACCCTATCCTGAAGAACAACTACATTTGTTTTGGCTATTCCGATGGTGTCGTGGTGGGAGAGAGAGGCCGTGGACTAATTGAAGGGAACCATGTTTTCT GTAACAAAGGCTGTGGTGTATGGGTTATGTCATCCAGCCTCCCACAGCTGCTGGGAAACTATATCACCCGCAACTGTATGTATGGACTGGCAGTTTTATGCAGAAAAGATCCGGAGAACATTGAGGCCAGGGAGGGTAACTGGCCGGGGCAGGATGGGATTGGAAGAGAAGGCGGCAGTGGTGAAAGAATTGGGGTAGATGGAGAAGGGAGGGAAGGGCAGGAGAACTTTAATGAAGAGGGGGAACTGTTTGCATGGGAGAGTGATCTGGACAGTGAGGATGAGCGCCACTCTGCCCATCGTTCCATCAGTGTGGCTCTTGTGGAAAGAAACTGCATAAACTACaatggag CAGTCGGTCTGTATGTGAAGAGCAGCGAACCTCTTAATGTTTTTTCCAACCTCATAAAGAGCAATCATGGAACTGGCATTGCTGTGCTGCAGAGCAGTCAGCTGACCCGATTGGTGTCAAACTGCGTAATTCACAATGGTCGAGGGGGTGTAACGGTGGAGAAGGATTGCCGAGTAGAGCTTCGTGGTAATGGCATCTATAAAAACAGTGGCCACGGTGTCAGTTTCTGTGGTATTGGTCACATTGTGGAGACTGATGTCATTGGAAACCGTGGATGTGGGATCCAAGTCTCTGGCAGTGTCGACATCAAG GGCCATCCTGAAAGCAAAAAACCACTGCTCCATGTAGAGCCTGGCAATGAAACTTGTGTGTTGCGCAACAACAGTGTTCTAAGGCATAACAACAG CTGTTCATCTGCTCCTCTCTGGGTTTTGGAAAATCCTCccccccgtccacctgccagcccCACCTCTGGCCTCTCCTCATCACAGTATCCATCCCGACTTGGAATTTCAATGACAACAAGAATCAGCGCCACTGTCGAAAGTGGTTGCCACAGTGGCAGCATGTTCTGCTCCATCCTGTAA
- the polr1e gene encoding DNA-directed RNA polymerase I subunit RPA49, whose translation MAAPFSLVCCGQEKDSDKSVIVQFSNSNIKNADKLDFTMFKNTDENNPRKKSQRILVAESDRLSYVGCNFGEGSLKCNNLCKYYVGVLNKQTMKMEVHSAQLFNMQPSIPGETTVTAKSQDTTLSYREKVESLIEVFGTKKQKRALNSRRLNKVGSDTLHQAVTKAANTVIDQKGLEALQQEVAKTESQGDVALHLPPINKDADRPETVYLFEDLLSPVEFGALEEAGSTMAALTCEDLQKMRDGGCLSVVKVLEDMPTEDGEMRDKTFRCAYYLSLLLKLARHKNMTRKFAQEDGCPRIIQNKLLKTFTVETYKDGRVNNVVSASMRVKLAAYSLALLLHMAHMTADLTLLHRDLQITEARMIEVAKSMGLTLIRPPKGMAAKQELRDEHRRACLVLPLIKYDQLTERQKRKKMH comes from the exons ATGGCTGCCCCTTTCTCCTTGGTGTGCTGCGGGCAGGAGAAGGATTCTGATAAATCCGTTATTG TGCAATTTTCAAACAGCAACATCAAAAATGCAGACAAACTGGATTTCACAATGTTTAAGAACACAGATGAGAATAATCCCAGAAAAAAGAGCCAAAGGATATTG GTTGCTGAATCAGACAGGCTGTCCTATGTTGGATGTAATTTTGGGGAGGGGTCTTTAAAATGCAACAATCTTTGCAA ATATTATGTAGGAGTGTTGAACAAGCAGACAATGAAAATGGAGGTGCACAGTGCTCAGCTCTTCAATATGCAGCCATCCATACCAG GAGAGACAACAGTGACCGCAAAATCCCAGGACACTACTCTGTCCTACCGAGAAAAG GTTGAATCTCTAATTGAGGTGTTTGGCACCAAGAAGCAGAAGAGAGCTCTGAACTCCCGCAGGCTGAATAAGGTGGGTAGTGATACCCTGCATCAAGCAGTGACTAAGGCTGCCAACACTGTGATTGACCAGAAGGGTTTGGAAG CTCTACAACAGGAAGTTGCCAAAACAGAGTCTCAGGGAGACGTTGCTCTCCATCTGCCTCCCATTAATAAAGATGCTGACAGACCTGAGACTGTGTACTTGTTTGAAGATC TCCTGAGTCCAGTAGAGTTTGGGGCTTTGGAGGAGGCTGGTTCCACAATGGCAGCATTAACATGTGAAGATTTGCAGAAGATGAGAGATGGAGG atgcCTGTCTGTTGTGAAAGTCCTAGAAGATATGCCTACTGAAGATGGagagatgagagacaaaacttTCCGCTGTGCCTAttatctttctctgcttctgaaACTGGCACGGCACAAAAACATGACCCGAAAGT TTGCGCAGGAAGATGGCTGTCCTCGCATCATTCAGAATAAACTGCTGAAAACATTTACTGTGGAGACTTACAAAGATGGCAG GGTCAACAATGTAGTTTCTGCATCAATGCGCGTAAAATTAGCAGCCTACTCGCTGGCCCTACTGCTGCACATGGCTCACATGACTGCTGATCTTACACTACTTCACCGGGACTTGCAGATCACTGAGgcaag GATGATTGAAGTTGCCAAGTCAATGGGACTGACTCTAATTAGACCACCCAAGGGGATGGCTGCCAAGCAGGAACTGCGAGACGAACACAGACGCGCTTGTCTTGTTCTACCCCTCATCAAATATGATCAGTTGACAGAGCGGCAGAAACGCAAGAAAATGCACTGA